CGACACAAGGTGTTGTGCTGTGCAGACTCGTCACCCACAAGGAGTAGTGTTCCAAGGGTAAGCATTTCCTAACAGAAGCATGCTCGGGAAAGGCGTGGAGGCAGGATGAAACTGATCGATCGGGTGTCGGCCATCAACTGGAATCGGGTGCCCGACGAAAAGGATGCCGAGGTCTGGGACCGGCTGACCGGCAACTTCTGGCTGCCGGAAAAGGTCCCGGTCTCCAACGACATCCCCTCGTGGAACACCCTGACCGCTGACGAGAAGCAACTGACCATGCGGGTCTTCACCGGCCTCACCCTGCTGGACACCATTCAGGGTACGGTCGGCGCGGTGAGCCTGATTCCGGACGCACTCACCCCGCACGAGGAGGCAGTGCTCACCAACATCGCCTTCATGGAATCGGTGCACGCCAAGAGCTACAGCTCGATCTTCTCCACGCTGTGCTCAACCCGCGAGATCGACGAGGCGTTCCGCTGGTCGGAGGAGAACCGCAACCTGCAGCGCAAGGCCGAGATCGTGCTGCAGTACTACAACGGCGACGATCCGCTCAAGCGCAAGGTCGCCTCCACGTTGCTGGAGAGCTTCCTGTTCTACTCGGGCTTCTACCTGCCGATGCACTGGTCGTCGCGGGCCAAGCTCACCAACACCGCCGACATGATCCGGCTGATCATCCGAGACGAAGCGGTCCATGGTTATTACATCGGCTACAAGTACCAGAAGGGCCTGGAGCTGGTCTCTCCAGCCGAGCGCGAAGAGCTGAAGAACTACACCTTCGAGCTGCTGTTCGAGCTCTACGACAACGAGGTCGAATACACCCAGGACCTCTACGACGAGGTGGGCCTCACCGAGGACGTCAAGAAGTTCCTGCGCTACAACGCCAACAAGGCGTTGATGAACCTCGGCTACGAGGGCCTGTTCCCGAAGGACGAAACCGAGGTGAACCCGGCCATCCTCTCGGCGCTGTCCCCCAACGCCGACGAGAACCACGATTTCTTCTCCGGCTCGGGCTCGAGCTACGTGATCGGCAAGGCCGTCAACACCGAAGACGCGGACTGGGAGTTCTGAGCTACACCGACAAGTGGGGCGGCGGCGGATTTATCCGCCGCCGTTTTGCGTTGTGCGGACTGCGCTACCGGCGCGCAACGCTTGCCTTGACACCGGCGACAACGTTTAGCGTTGCGGTGACGGTCGCTTGGAGGAGGTTGGATGCTGATCGGTGAACTGGCGGAGCGGGTCGGAACGAGCACTCGCACGTTGCGGTACTACGAGCAGCACGGGCTGGTACAGGCGCGGCGCTCCACGAATGGGTACCGGGTTTACGACGAGACAGAACTACATGTCGTCCGCAAGATTCGGGC
The DNA window shown above is from Nocardia sp. NBC_01730 and carries:
- the nrdF gene encoding class 1b ribonucleoside-diphosphate reductase subunit beta produces the protein MKLIDRVSAINWNRVPDEKDAEVWDRLTGNFWLPEKVPVSNDIPSWNTLTADEKQLTMRVFTGLTLLDTIQGTVGAVSLIPDALTPHEEAVLTNIAFMESVHAKSYSSIFSTLCSTREIDEAFRWSEENRNLQRKAEIVLQYYNGDDPLKRKVASTLLESFLFYSGFYLPMHWSSRAKLTNTADMIRLIIRDEAVHGYYIGYKYQKGLELVSPAEREELKNYTFELLFELYDNEVEYTQDLYDEVGLTEDVKKFLRYNANKALMNLGYEGLFPKDETEVNPAILSALSPNADENHDFFSGSGSSYVIGKAVNTEDADWEF